The proteins below are encoded in one region of Streptomyces sp. NBC_00490:
- a CDS encoding alpha/beta hydrolase family protein, with product MRTPTALAVLTATLCTAVAVPAQAAPTDTHLEGRLASGAQYLMDVPAAWNGTVLLYSHGYRPATAPVSAQNAPSPATLTELLDEGYALIGSSYATNGWAITDAVPDQLATLDLFTEKFGKARETIAWGTSYGGFVTTALAERHADRFDGSLSMCGLVQGGVANWNSTLDPVFALKTLLAPDADIQLAGFADQSAAVGAANALSAKVTEAQRTPEGRARIALAAALHNIPGYNDPSQTEPAPTDWNAQQSNQYAAVSGLLSLPAFSWRQEAESRAGGNMSWNTGVDYTAMLARSPLFKEVKELYKEAGLALRADLGTLNRAPRISADAKAVRWMRRTSALSGRLSDPQLNIHTTGDALIPVQAESAYRRAATAAHSGRLLSQAYVDSPGHCTFTTGETIGALRTLERRLDTGRWDASPEALNSRAAQADPTTEPRYVSYRPAVYPRPYDLAHPGDVRP from the coding sequence TTGAGAACCCCCACCGCTCTCGCCGTACTGACCGCGACCCTGTGCACAGCCGTCGCCGTCCCCGCCCAGGCCGCCCCCACGGACACCCACCTGGAGGGCCGACTCGCCTCGGGCGCGCAGTACTTGATGGACGTCCCCGCCGCCTGGAACGGCACCGTGCTGCTCTACAGCCACGGCTACCGCCCCGCCACCGCCCCCGTCTCGGCCCAGAACGCGCCCAGTCCGGCCACCCTCACCGAGCTCCTCGACGAGGGCTACGCGCTCATCGGCTCCTCGTACGCGACGAACGGCTGGGCGATCACGGACGCCGTGCCGGACCAACTGGCCACGCTGGACCTGTTCACGGAGAAGTTCGGCAAGGCCCGCGAGACCATCGCCTGGGGCACCTCGTACGGCGGTTTCGTCACGACGGCCCTCGCCGAGCGGCACGCCGACCGGTTCGACGGCTCGCTGTCGATGTGCGGTCTGGTGCAGGGCGGTGTCGCGAACTGGAACAGCACCCTGGACCCGGTGTTCGCGCTCAAGACGCTGCTCGCGCCGGACGCCGACATCCAACTCGCCGGGTTCGCCGACCAGTCGGCGGCCGTCGGCGCCGCGAACGCGCTCTCCGCGAAGGTCACCGAGGCCCAGCGGACGCCGGAGGGCCGGGCCCGTATCGCGCTGGCCGCCGCCCTGCACAACATCCCCGGCTACAACGACCCCTCCCAGACCGAGCCCGCCCCCACCGACTGGAACGCCCAGCAGTCCAACCAGTACGCGGCGGTTTCCGGCCTCCTGAGCCTGCCCGCCTTCAGCTGGCGGCAGGAGGCCGAGAGCCGGGCGGGCGGCAACATGTCCTGGAACACAGGCGTCGACTACACGGCGATGCTCGCCCGGTCCCCGCTGTTCAAAGAGGTGAAGGAGCTCTACAAGGAGGCCGGCCTCGCCCTGCGCGCCGACCTCGGGACCCTCAACCGCGCACCCCGGATATCCGCCGACGCCAAGGCCGTACGGTGGATGCGGCGGACCAGCGCACTGTCGGGCCGCCTGTCCGACCCCCAGCTGAACATCCACACGACCGGCGACGCGCTGATCCCCGTCCAGGCCGAGAGCGCCTACCGGCGGGCGGCCACGGCGGCGCACTCCGGCAGGCTGCTCAGCCAGGCCTACGTCGACAGCCCCGGCCACTGCACCTTCACCACGGGTGAGACGATCGGCGCCCTGCGCACCCTGGAACGCCGCCTCGACACCGGCCGCTGGGACGCCTCGCCCGAGGCCCTCAACTCCCGTGCCGCACAAGCGGATCCCACGACGGAACCGCGATACGTGAGCTACCGTCCCGCCGTCTACCCCCGCCCCTACGACCTCGCCCACCCGGGAGACGTCCGGCCATGA
- a CDS encoding SDR family NAD(P)-dependent oxidoreductase, with translation MPSIDLSGKVAVVTGSGRGLGLAYAHALAAHGASVVVNDVDEAVAEAAVKSLTEAGGNAVAEVVPVGTTEAAERLVNRAVEEFGRIDILVTNAGILRDKVLWKMTDDDFDAVITTHLKGTFTCARAAAVRMREQGEGGSLILVGSPAGQRGNFGQTNYSAAKAGIAAFARTWSMELGRAGITVNAIVPVAATAMTETIPAFAPYIDAMKQGEPLPDFLRKGEGFGTPQDCAALVPFLASEAARGITGQAIGIGGDKVALWSHPQEIRTAYADGGWTPDTLADAFPTSVGAELQTVGIPAPKLPEA, from the coding sequence GTGCCCAGCATCGATCTCTCCGGCAAGGTCGCCGTCGTCACCGGCAGCGGCCGGGGCCTCGGCCTCGCCTATGCGCACGCTCTGGCCGCCCACGGCGCGTCCGTGGTCGTCAACGACGTCGACGAGGCGGTGGCCGAGGCAGCCGTGAAGTCCCTCACCGAGGCCGGCGGCAATGCCGTCGCCGAGGTCGTCCCCGTCGGCACCACCGAGGCCGCCGAGCGGCTCGTGAACAGGGCCGTAGAGGAGTTCGGACGGATCGACATCCTGGTCACCAACGCGGGCATCCTGCGCGACAAGGTGCTCTGGAAGATGACCGACGACGACTTCGACGCGGTGATCACCACCCACCTCAAGGGCACCTTCACCTGCGCCCGCGCCGCCGCCGTCCGGATGCGCGAGCAGGGCGAGGGCGGCTCGCTGATCCTGGTCGGCTCCCCGGCCGGGCAGCGCGGCAACTTCGGGCAGACGAACTACTCCGCCGCCAAGGCCGGCATCGCCGCCTTCGCCCGCACCTGGTCCATGGAGCTGGGCCGCGCCGGCATCACCGTCAACGCGATCGTGCCGGTCGCCGCGACCGCGATGACCGAGACGATCCCGGCCTTCGCCCCCTACATCGACGCCATGAAGCAGGGCGAGCCGCTCCCGGACTTCCTCCGCAAGGGCGAGGGCTTCGGCACCCCCCAGGACTGCGCGGCCCTCGTCCCCTTCCTCGCCTCCGAGGCCGCCCGGGGCATCACCGGCCAGGCCATCGGCATCGGCGGCGACAAGGTGGCACTCTGGTCGCATCCGCAGGAGATCAGGACGGCCTACGCCGACGGCGGCTGGACCCCCGACACCCTGGCCGACGCCTTCCCGACGTCGGTCGGCGCCGAACTCCAGACCGTCGGCATCCCGGCGCCGAAGCTTCCGGAGGCGTGA
- a CDS encoding MaoC family dehydratase, translating to MSITVNGIDELKKLAGSDLGTSEWIEVTQERINTFADATGDHQWIHVDPEKAAEGPFGAPIAHGYLTLSLFIPLFTELLDVQGVTTKVNYGLNKVRFPSPVKVGSRIRLVGRLAEVEDVAGGVQITVDGTIEIEGGAKPAAVLQSLSRFYA from the coding sequence ATGAGCATCACCGTGAACGGCATCGACGAACTCAAGAAGCTGGCGGGCAGCGACCTCGGCACCAGTGAGTGGATCGAGGTCACCCAGGAGCGCATCAACACGTTCGCCGACGCCACGGGTGACCACCAGTGGATCCACGTCGACCCCGAGAAGGCCGCCGAGGGACCCTTCGGCGCCCCCATCGCGCACGGCTATCTGACCCTCTCCCTCTTCATCCCGCTCTTCACCGAACTGCTGGACGTCCAGGGCGTCACGACGAAGGTCAACTACGGCCTGAACAAGGTCCGCTTCCCCTCGCCGGTGAAGGTCGGCTCGCGCATCCGGCTGGTCGGCAGGCTGGCCGAGGTCGAGGACGTGGCGGGCGGGGTGCAGATCACCGTCGACGGCACGATCGAGATCGAGGGCGGCGCCAAGCCGGCGGCCGTGCTGCAGAGCCTGTCCCGCTTCTACGCCTGA
- a CDS encoding acyl-CoA synthetase, with translation MRNEGLGSWPARRARKTPHRTALVHGEQSTDYRTLHTRTTRLAHALRARGVRRGDRIAYLGPNHPSYLETLFAAGTLGAVFVPLNTRLAGPEIAYQLADSGAKALVYGPSHAGLVAGLPGSTDVRVYVEVGAEYEQALASASEEPVDEPVAPDDTCIIMYTSGTTGRPKGAMLTHGNLTWNAINVLVDTDLIADERALVSAPLFHTAGLNMLTLPVLLKGGTCVLVEAFDPAATFDLIERHRITFMFGVPTMFEQVARHPRWADADLSSLRILTCGGSPVSTPLIAAYQERGLTFLQGYGMTEASPGTLFLDAEHALSKAGSAGVPHFFSDVRVVRPDLTPADVGETGEVHVRGPHVMPGYWGLPEETAAAFADGWFRSGDAARVDEDGYVHIVDRIKDMIISGGENVYPAEIEDLLLAHPDIVECAVIGVPDDKWGEVPRAVVVPREGASLDADEVLAALSGRLAKYKIPKSVVIADELPRTASGKLLKSRVRTRYGNSEGTS, from the coding sequence ATGCGCAACGAGGGACTGGGGTCATGGCCCGCACGCCGGGCCCGCAAGACCCCGCACCGCACGGCGCTGGTCCACGGCGAACAGTCGACCGACTACCGCACATTGCATACACGTACCACGCGTCTGGCCCACGCCCTGCGCGCCAGGGGCGTCCGCCGCGGCGACCGGATCGCCTACCTCGGCCCGAACCACCCCTCCTACCTGGAGACCCTGTTCGCGGCAGGCACCCTCGGCGCGGTCTTCGTCCCGCTCAACACCCGCCTCGCGGGCCCCGAGATCGCCTACCAGCTCGCCGACTCCGGAGCCAAGGCCCTCGTCTACGGGCCGTCGCACGCCGGGCTGGTCGCCGGACTCCCGGGCAGCACCGACGTACGCGTGTACGTCGAGGTCGGCGCCGAGTACGAACAAGCGCTGGCGTCGGCCTCCGAGGAGCCCGTCGACGAGCCGGTCGCCCCGGACGACACCTGCATCATCATGTACACCTCGGGGACGACCGGCCGCCCCAAGGGCGCCATGCTCACCCACGGGAACCTGACCTGGAACGCGATCAACGTCCTCGTCGACACCGACCTGATCGCCGACGAACGCGCCCTGGTCTCCGCCCCGTTGTTCCACACGGCCGGGCTGAACATGCTGACGCTGCCGGTCCTGCTCAAGGGCGGCACCTGCGTCCTGGTCGAGGCCTTCGACCCGGCGGCCACCTTCGACCTCATCGAACGGCACCGGATCACCTTCATGTTCGGGGTGCCGACGATGTTCGAGCAGGTGGCCCGGCATCCGCGCTGGGCCGACGCCGACCTCTCCTCCCTGCGGATCCTGACCTGCGGCGGCTCCCCGGTGTCCACACCGCTGATCGCCGCGTACCAGGAGCGGGGTCTCACCTTCCTCCAGGGCTACGGCATGACGGAGGCGAGCCCCGGCACGCTGTTCCTGGACGCGGAGCACGCGCTCAGCAAGGCAGGCTCGGCGGGCGTACCGCACTTCTTCAGCGACGTACGGGTGGTGCGGCCCGACCTCACCCCCGCCGACGTCGGCGAGACCGGCGAGGTCCACGTCCGCGGGCCGCATGTCATGCCCGGCTACTGGGGGCTGCCCGAGGAGACGGCCGCCGCCTTCGCGGACGGCTGGTTCCGCAGCGGGGACGCCGCCCGGGTCGACGAGGACGGTTACGTGCATATCGTCGACCGCATCAAGGACATGATCATCTCCGGCGGTGAGAACGTCTACCCCGCCGAGATCGAGGACCTGCTCCTCGCCCACCCCGACATCGTCGAGTGCGCGGTCATCGGCGTGCCGGACGACAAGTGGGGCGAGGTGCCGCGCGCGGTCGTCGTGCCCCGCGAGGGCGCCTCGCTCGACGCCGACGAGGTGCTGGCCGCCCTGTCCGGTCGCCTCGCCAAGTACAAGATCCCGAAGTCGGTGGTCATCGCGGACGAACTGCCGCGCACCGCCTCCGGGAAGCTCCTCAAGTCCCGTGTCCGTACCCGGTACGGCAACAGTGAAGGAACCTCATGA
- a CDS encoding PaaX family transcriptional regulator, whose protein sequence is MTTEESLRPQSLMLTFLGDQVLGRDVCVYSGSVIDVFARAGIGEQATRSTLTRMVNRGLLRRQREGRRMYFGLTEHSEAVLRDGERRIWQTGAVNRQWDGTWTLLGFSLPESWQRQRHDLRSKLTWSGFGPLFSGLWIAPGEVDVAELVADLGLSAHVKVFRAHADTGMDIGAMIEETWELAELAERYGQFVRRWQPWETRAPEADEALAQRLLLQAEWLRVIRRDPRLPVKHLPDDWPAEQAEKTFRAVHERFTPPARDASERLLDLVPVRPDQA, encoded by the coding sequence GTGACCACGGAAGAGTCGCTGCGGCCCCAGTCCCTCATGCTCACGTTCCTGGGCGACCAGGTGCTCGGGCGTGACGTGTGCGTGTACTCGGGCAGCGTCATCGACGTGTTCGCCCGCGCCGGGATCGGCGAGCAGGCGACGCGCTCGACGCTGACGCGGATGGTGAACCGCGGCCTGCTGCGCCGCCAGCGCGAGGGCCGCCGGATGTACTTCGGACTGACCGAGCACTCGGAGGCCGTCCTGCGCGACGGTGAGCGGCGGATCTGGCAGACCGGCGCCGTCAACCGGCAGTGGGACGGCACCTGGACGCTGCTCGGCTTCTCGCTCCCCGAGTCCTGGCAGCGGCAGCGTCACGACCTGCGCTCCAAGCTCACCTGGAGCGGCTTCGGCCCCCTCTTCAGCGGTCTGTGGATCGCGCCCGGCGAGGTCGACGTCGCGGAACTCGTCGCCGACCTGGGCCTGTCCGCCCATGTGAAGGTCTTCCGCGCGCACGCCGACACCGGCATGGACATCGGCGCGATGATCGAGGAGACCTGGGAGCTGGCCGAACTGGCCGAGCGCTACGGGCAGTTCGTACGACGCTGGCAGCCCTGGGAGACCCGGGCGCCGGAAGCCGACGAGGCCCTGGCCCAGCGGCTGCTGCTCCAGGCGGAGTGGCTGCGGGTCATCCGCCGCGATCCGCGACTGCCGGTCAAGCACCTGCCGGACGACTGGCCGGCCGAGCAGGCGGAGAAGACGTTCCGCGCGGTGCACGAGCGGTTCACCCCGCCGGCCCGGGACGCCTCGGAACGTCTCCTCGACCTGGTGCCCGTACGCCCTGATCAGGCGTAG
- a CDS encoding MarR family winged helix-turn-helix transcriptional regulator, which yields MRGLHADAGYLLYRLGLRSGQLFNAFLQESGLRLRHYALMRFLAGSDGALQRELSHRLGYDPSAIVGLVDDLEKLGLAERRPSPDDRRSRIVVLTEDGRAFLRDTDEAGRRVTNELLDPLDAAEREVLHGLLLRIAEDGLN from the coding sequence ATGCGCGGGCTGCATGCCGACGCGGGCTATCTGCTGTACCGCCTGGGGCTGCGCTCGGGTCAGTTGTTCAACGCGTTCCTCCAGGAGTCGGGACTGCGGCTGCGCCACTACGCGCTGATGCGCTTCCTCGCCGGTTCCGACGGAGCGCTCCAGCGCGAGCTGAGCCATCGGCTCGGCTACGACCCGAGCGCGATCGTCGGTCTGGTCGACGACCTGGAGAAGCTGGGCCTCGCCGAGCGGCGCCCCTCCCCCGACGACCGCCGCAGCCGGATCGTCGTCCTGACCGAGGACGGCCGCGCGTTCCTGCGCGACACCGACGAGGCGGGCCGGCGGGTGACGAACGAGCTCCTGGACCCGCTGGACGCCGCCGAGCGGGAGGTCCTGCACGGACTGCTGCTGCGGATCGCGGAGGACGGACTCAACTGA
- a CDS encoding amidohydrolase family protein — protein sequence MNVDDLVAIDVHTHAEVSSQGHSSLDDDLHDASSAYFKVEGKRKPTLEETAAYYRERKMAAVIFTVDAESATGTPPVPNEEVAEAAAASSDVLIPFASIDPFRGRAGVKQARRLVEEYGVKGFKFHPSIQGFFPNDRSVAYDLYEVIEETGTIALFHTGQTGIGAGVPGGGGIRLKYSNPLHVDDVAADFPHLKIILAHPSFPWQDEALAVATHKPGVHIDLSGWSPKYFPPQLVQYANTLLKDKVLFGSDFPVLTPDRWLADFEKLSIKDEVKPKILKENAARLLGLTKP from the coding sequence ATGAACGTCGACGACCTGGTCGCCATCGACGTCCACACCCACGCCGAGGTCTCCTCCCAGGGGCACTCCTCCCTGGACGACGACCTCCACGACGCCTCCTCCGCCTACTTCAAGGTCGAGGGCAAGCGGAAGCCGACGCTCGAGGAGACGGCCGCCTACTACCGCGAGCGGAAGATGGCCGCCGTGATCTTCACGGTGGACGCGGAGTCGGCGACCGGCACCCCGCCGGTCCCCAACGAGGAGGTCGCCGAGGCGGCCGCCGCCAGCTCCGACGTGCTGATCCCCTTCGCCTCCATCGACCCCTTCCGGGGCAGGGCCGGGGTCAAGCAGGCCCGCCGGCTGGTCGAGGAGTACGGGGTGAAGGGCTTCAAGTTCCACCCCAGCATCCAGGGCTTCTTCCCCAACGACCGCTCGGTGGCGTACGACCTGTACGAGGTCATCGAGGAGACGGGCACGATCGCCCTCTTCCACACCGGGCAGACGGGCATCGGCGCCGGAGTCCCGGGCGGCGGCGGGATCAGGCTCAAGTACTCCAACCCCCTCCACGTCGACGACGTGGCGGCCGACTTCCCGCATCTGAAGATCATCCTGGCGCACCCGTCCTTCCCCTGGCAGGACGAGGCCCTCGCCGTCGCCACCCACAAGCCGGGCGTCCACATCGACCTGTCCGGCTGGTCGCCGAAGTACTTCCCTCCGCAGCTGGTGCAGTACGCGAACACCCTGCTCAAGGACAAGGTCCTCTTCGGCTCCGACTTCCCCGTCCTCACCCCCGACCGCTGGCTCGCGGACTTCGAGAAGCTGTCGATCAAGGACGAGGTCAAGCCGAAGATCCTCAAGGAGAACGCCGCCCGTCTGCTCGGGCTGACGAAGCCGTAA